One segment of Brassica napus cultivar Da-Ae chromosome C3, Da-Ae, whole genome shotgun sequence DNA contains the following:
- the LOC106389194 gene encoding multiple organellar RNA editing factor 8, chloroplastic/mitochondrial, translated as MATHTISRSFLRRPAKSLSSLFARSFASSSAPLAKTPASSLSALRSRPLVAALSSVARGGFVSFKGLSTQATSSSLNDPNPNWSNRPPKETILLDGCDFEHWLVVVEPPEGDLTRDEIIDGYIKTLAQIVGSEEEARMKIYSVSTRCYFAFGALVSEDLSHKLKELPKVRWVLPDSYLDVRNKDYGGEPFIDGKAVPYDPKYHEEWIRNNARANERNRRNDRPRNFDRSRNFERRRENMSGGPPPQRTPMGGPPPPPHMGGAAPPPPHMGQNYGGPPSLQNNMGGQRPPPNYGGAPPQNNMAGQRPPANYGGAPPPNYGGGPPPNYGGAPPQNNMGGAPPPPNYGGAVPPQNSMGGGPPNAGWSGNNNNYQQQSGGMQQPQYQNNYPPNRDGSGNPYQG; from the exons ATGGCGACGCACACCATTTCTCGCTCCTTCCTTCGCCGTCCGGCGAAATCTCTCTCCTCTCTGTTCGCTCGATCCTTCGCCTCGTCATCTGCTCCCCTCGCCAAAACTCCGGCGTCCTCTCTCTCCGCGCTCCGATCCCGTCCCCTCGTGGCCGCCTTGTCCTCCGTCGCTCGCGGTGGATTTGTGTCTTTCAAAGGTCTTTCGACGCAGGCGACTTCGTCTTCTCTGAACGATCCGAATCCCAATTGGTCGAATAGGCCTCCCAAGGAGACGATCTTGCTCGATGGGTGTGATTTCGAGCATTGGCTTGTGGTTGTGGAGCCGCCTGAGGGAGATCTCACGAGGGATGAGATTATTGATGGGTATATCAAAACCCTAGCTCAGATCGTCGgaag TGAAGAAGAAGCGAGGATGAAGATATACTCTGTTTCCACTAGGTGTTATTTTGCTTTCGGAGCTCTTGTGTCTGAAGATCTTTCTCACAAGCTCAAAG AGTTGCCAAAGGTGCGGTGGGTTCTTCCTGATTCTTACCTTGATGTGAGGAACAAAGACTATGGAG GGGAACCTTTCATTGATGGGAAGGCTGTTCCTTATGATCCCAAGTACCATGAGGAATGGATAAGGAACAATGCAAGAGCAAATGAAAGAAACAGGCGTAATGATCGTCCTCGCAACTTCGATAGAAGCAGAAACTTtgagaggagaagagagaacATGTCAGGTGGCCCTCCTCCCCAACGTACTCCCATGGGAGGCCCTCCTCCTCCACCTCACATGGGTGGCGCTGCACCTCCTCCACCTCACATGGGGCAGAACTACGGGGGACCACCATCATTGCAGAACAACATGGGAGGACAAAGGCCTCCGCCAAACTATGGAGGAGCACCACCACAGAACAACATGGCAGGACAGCGGCCACCTGCAAACTATGGAGGAGCACCACCACCAAACTATGGAGGAGGACCACCACCTAACTACGGAGGAGCGCCACCACAGAACAACATGGGAGGAGCACCACCGCCACCTAACTATGGAGGTGCAGTACCACCGCAGAACAGCATGGGAGGAGGTCCACCAAACGCAGGATGGTCAGGTAACAACAACAACTACCAGCAGCAGAGTGGTGGAATGCAGCAGCCACAGTACCAGAACAACTATCCACCAAACCGGGATGGCAGCGGGAACCCTTACCAGGGTTGA